One genomic window of Micropterus dolomieu isolate WLL.071019.BEF.003 ecotype Adirondacks linkage group LG06, ASM2129224v1, whole genome shotgun sequence includes the following:
- the LOC123971884 gene encoding phospholipid phosphatase 3-like isoform X2, which produces MQRCLIYEKTMAAETRNGGSSLNNNNCKDHSRRKLLVGVDLFCLFLVLLVAVFLHKSPFPPYQRGFFCNDNSIRLPYKGSTVSNTILTAVGFTVPVVSIIIGESYRIYFLNEGSKSFVGNPYISALYKQVGVFIFGCAISQSFTDIAKVSVGRMRPHFLDVCKPDFSTINCSLGYITDYHCQGPESKVQEARKSFFSGHASFSMYTMLYLVFYLQSRFTWHGARLLRPLTQFTLIMMSFYTGMSRVSDHKHHPTDVLAGFVQGALVAYCIVFFVSDLFKPKGRRSTLLPTPVKKDLVPPADIRERSNHLIMA; this is translated from the exons ATGCAACGCTGTTTGATATATGAGAAAACTATGGCAGCCGAGACGAGGAACGGCGGGAGTTCACTGAACAACAATAACTGCAAAGACCACAGCAGGAGAAAGTTACTGGTCGGAGTGGATCTCTTCTGCTTGTTCTTAG TGTTGCTTGTTGCCGTGTTTTTGCACAAATCTCCCTTCCCGCCTTACCAGAGAGGATTCTTCTGCAATGACAACAGCATCAGGCTGCCCTATAAGGGCAGCACAGTGTCCAACACCATCCTCACAGCTGTGGGCTTCACTGTGCCCGTGGTCTCA ATCATCATTGGGGAGAGCTACAGGATCTACTTTCTGAACGAGGGGTCCAAGTCTTTTGTAGGGAACCCCTACATTTCTGCTCTCTACAAGCAGGTGGGCGTGTTCATCTTCGGCTGTGCCATCAGCCAGTCCTTCACCGACATTGCCAAAGTGTCAGTGGGCCGCATGCGCCCTCACTTCCTCGATGTGTGCAAACCAGACTTCTCCACTATCAACTGCTCCCTGGGCTACATCACTGACTACCACTGTCAGGGGCCAGAGAGCAAAGTTCAAGAGgccag GAAATCTTTCTTCTCTGGGCATGCATCATTCTCTATGTACACTATGCTTTACCTGGTG ttttatctGCAGTCTCGTTTCACTTGGCACGGAGCTCGCCTGCTGCGCCCTCTGACCCAGTTCACCCTCATCATGATGTCTTTCTATACCGGCATGTCCCGTGTGTCTGATCACAAGCACCACCCCACTGATGTCCTGGCGGGTTTTGTGCAGGGAGCCTTGGTGGCATACTGCATA GTATTCTTTGTGTCTGATTTGTTTAAGCCCAAAGGTAGACGTTCTACCCTGTTGCCAACCCCAGTGAAGAAAGATCTCGTTCCTCCAGCAGACATCAGAGAGCGAAGCAACCATCTCATCATGGCATAG
- the LOC123971884 gene encoding phospholipid phosphatase 3-like isoform X1 — MQRCLIYEKTMAAETRNGGSSLNNNNCKDHSRRKLLVGVDLFCLFLAGLPFLVIETSAVQPYHRGFYCDDESIKYPAKNGDTISDGVLSAAGILITILSIIIGESYRIYFLNEGSKSFVGNPYISALYKQVGVFIFGCAISQSFTDIAKVSVGRMRPHFLDVCKPDFSTINCSLGYITDYHCQGPESKVQEARKSFFSGHASFSMYTMLYLVFYLQSRFTWHGARLLRPLTQFTLIMMSFYTGMSRVSDHKHHPTDVLAGFVQGALVAYCIVFFVSDLFKPKGRRSTLLPTPVKKDLVPPADIRERSNHLIMA; from the exons ATGCAACGCTGTTTGATATATGAGAAAACTATGGCAGCCGAGACGAGGAACGGCGGGAGTTCACTGAACAACAATAACTGCAAAGACCACAGCAGGAGAAAGTTACTGGTCGGAGTGGATCTCTTCTGCTTGTTCTTAG CTGGCCTGCCTTTCTTGGTCATTGAGACCAGCGCTGTTCAGCCTTACCATAGAGGGTTTTACTGCGATGATGAGTCCATCAAGTACCCGGCCAAAAATGGAGACACCATTAGCGACGGTGTACTTAGCGCTGCTGGCATTCTTATCACCATCCTCTCT ATCATCATTGGGGAGAGCTACAGGATCTACTTTCTGAACGAGGGGTCCAAGTCTTTTGTAGGGAACCCCTACATTTCTGCTCTCTACAAGCAGGTGGGCGTGTTCATCTTCGGCTGTGCCATCAGCCAGTCCTTCACCGACATTGCCAAAGTGTCAGTGGGCCGCATGCGCCCTCACTTCCTCGATGTGTGCAAACCAGACTTCTCCACTATCAACTGCTCCCTGGGCTACATCACTGACTACCACTGTCAGGGGCCAGAGAGCAAAGTTCAAGAGgccag GAAATCTTTCTTCTCTGGGCATGCATCATTCTCTATGTACACTATGCTTTACCTGGTG ttttatctGCAGTCTCGTTTCACTTGGCACGGAGCTCGCCTGCTGCGCCCTCTGACCCAGTTCACCCTCATCATGATGTCTTTCTATACCGGCATGTCCCGTGTGTCTGATCACAAGCACCACCCCACTGATGTCCTGGCGGGTTTTGTGCAGGGAGCCTTGGTGGCATACTGCATA GTATTCTTTGTGTCTGATTTGTTTAAGCCCAAAGGTAGACGTTCTACCCTGTTGCCAACCCCAGTGAAGAAAGATCTCGTTCCTCCAGCAGACATCAGAGAGCGAAGCAACCATCTCATCATGGCATAG